GCGGAGGCGCCCCGCGGGCCACAGAGCGGATTGTCCACGTCGCAGGCCACCAGGATGGAGGCTTCCTGCAGGCGGGGATCCAGGCCGCTGACATCGATCCGGGCAAGGCGTGCGAGGGCCGCGCCACCCTCGGGCAGATCCCGGCCCTCGGCATCCAGGAAGCGGGCGCCCAGAGCCCGCGCCATGCCCGTGCCGCCATCGTTGGTGGCGCTGCCGCCGATGCCCACCACCAGCCGGGCCAGCCCCGCATCCATGGCCGCCTTCATGAGCTGGCCTGTGCCGTAGGTGCTGGTGATCCTGGGATCGCGAGATTCCTTCGGCACCAGGGGAAGGCCCGAGGCCGAGGCCATTTCAATGAAGGCCGTGGTGCCATCGCCGGAGATGCCCCAGTGGGCGCGCACCGGCTCACCGAGGGGCCCGCGCACCTCCGTGTGCATGAGCCGCCCTCCCGTGGCGGCCACCAGGGCTTCGACGGTACCCTCGCCCCCATCGGCGATGGGCACCTTGACGACTTCGGCATCGGCGAACACCGCGAGGATGCCCCGCTCCATGGCCTCGGCCACGCCCAGGGCCGACACACTGCCTTTGAACGAATCCGGAGCCACGATGATGCGCATGGGTTCAGGTCTCCATTGCCTTAAAAGATTTCACCACCCTATTTCATCTTGTCTCGCGTATCGGCATGGCCGATACCGAGAAGGCACCAGGGCACCAAGAATCACCCAAAAATCCGTTCGCTTTTCTTGGTGGCTTGGTGCCTTGGTGGTTTGCATTTCATGACCAGACGAAGATCAGGGTACCAATCCCGGGAACAGGAACGCGAAGCCCCAGGCCATGAAGGCCAGCAGGATCACTTGGGGGATCGTGGACTTGATGGTCTGCCACAGGATGAGGCCTTCCTTTCCGGCCGCCGTGACCTACAGGTGGAAGCCCCTGACCACGCCCATAAGACCCTCGGCCACATGGGCCAGCTCCTCGGAGGTCCTGGTGACCTCGCGGACGGTAGCTGCGAGTTGCTGGGTGGCCGCGGCATTCTGGGTCAACTGCCCAGCGGTGCGGTCCATGAGCGCTTCCACGGTGGCCCCGGTCTGGGCCTCCTGGTGGTCCAGCTTGTCCACTTCCTGAATGTTGGCCGCGATGGCGCCGATCTGGCTCCGGATGGATTCCAGGTTGCGCAGCGTCTCGGCCACACGATCAGTCCCCTGCGAAACCGTTCCCTGCGCCTGCTGGATGAGTTGTTCGATATCCTTGGCCGCCTCGGCGCAGCGCTCTGCCAATTTGCGGACTTCCTCCGCGACCACGGAGAAGCCCTTGCCCTGTTCGCCCGCCTTGGCAGCTTCGATGGCGGCATTCAGGCTCAGGAGGTTGGTCTGATTGGCGATTTCCTGGATGACCTGGACGGCCTGGAAGATGTCTCCGGTTACCCGCTGGATGTTGCCCATCCCCTCCGAGGCGGCCTGCCCAGACAGCGTGCCCCTCTCGGTTTCCGCCACGGCCAGGCTGCTGCGCTCACCCACCTGCTGAGTCTGCGTGCTCACCTCAGCCAGATTCCGGCTCAGCCCCTTCATGGCCTGCACCACCTGATCGCCTGAAGACTGCAGCGTCTCGCCGACCCGGGCGATTTCCTCCACCGAGCGCGCCATCTGTTCTGACGAGGCGGACAGTTCGGTGCTGCCAGAAGCCACCCGCTCCGCCAGCTGCTTCACCTCCAGCACCGTAGTGCGCAAGCCCGCATTGTAGGCGTTGAAGGCACGGGCCGCGGCCCCCACCTCATCCTCGGATTCGATGGCCAGTTCCCGGGACAGATCGCTGTTCAGCAGCCCATCCACCAGCCGCCCAAGGGGCCGGGTGATCTTCTTGGCGAACTGAAGCGAAAGGATGAACACCGCTCCGGACAGCAGCAGGGTGGCCCCCAGCATCCAGAAAAAGGTGACCGTCACATCCCTTCGCACGTCATCCGTATACACCCCGGTGCCCAGGGTCCAGCCCCAGTCCTTGTACCGCTTCACGTAGGAGACCTTCGGAACCAATCCCGACTCGCCGGGGCGGGGCCATTCATACTCCAGGAATCCGCCCTCGGCGGCATCGGCCAGCCGATCGAAGTCCCGGAACAGCTTCGCCTGGCGCGGCTCCAGCGAATCCGTGGCCTTGCCCACCAAGGTGGCCATGGGGTGCTGGATGATGCGCGGGCCTTCGCCCTGGATCCACAGGTAGTTCTTGCCATCGAAATGGAGGTTGGAGATGAGCTCCTTGGCCCGGGTCTCCGCGTACTGGCGCGTGCGGCGCCCTGCCCGGACCTCCACCTCCTGGTTCTCCAGGATGCCCATGGCCAATTCCACGAGGTTCCGGAGCCCCGCCTTTTTCGTGGCCATGGCCGATCGCTCGAGCCGGGGCAGGAACACGGCAAAGAGCAGCACCAGGAAGAGCCCCAGCGGAAGGAGGCTGTGCAGGACGATCCGGCCCGAAAGCCCGCGGGACCAATTCCGGATATCCATCAAGGACATGGTTCCCCTCCTGGCCTTCGAGGTGTCGACCTTCCTGTCATCGGCTCCCATGGACGCCATCATGAAAAAACTGCGATCCAAGATAAGACGCAAGCCCCCACTGCCCGAAGGATCCGCTAGCCTGGAGCCCATGAAGATTCCTGTGGCTCTCTTTCTGGTTTTTTCCTTCGCCCTCCGGGCCGAGGATCCCGACATCGAGGTGAACCCCAACCGGCCCACCTTCGCCAATCCGGCCCTCACCACCCAGGCCGGCGTGGCCGAACTGGAGTGGGGACTCCAGCGGAGCGCCTTCCGCGAGGACGGCCCCAGCTTCGGAACCCCCACCCTCCTCAAGCTGGGCCTGAGCAAAGATCTGGAACTCCGGATCGCCTCCCCCGGCTACCTGCGCTTGGCACCTGCAGGCGAGGCAACGGTCTCAGGCTTGGGCGATCTCAACCTCGCCGTTCAATGGTGCTATCTCCACGATGGCCTGTTCGGCATGGATCAAGCGATCCAGGTGGCCCATACCTTCCCCACGGCGCCTTCCGCGCAGGGCCTGGGCAATGGCGCTCCCATCGATGCGCTCACCCTGTTGTTCAGCCGCGACGCGGGCCCCTACCACGTGGATGTGAACCTCCTGGAGTCCTGGATCGGGCAGGGCGCCGATGCCGGAGGTGGCCGGGTGCGCCAAGCCGCCGGAACGGTTTCCATCACCCGGAACCTCAGCGACGTCTGGTCGCTCACCGGGGAGCTCTATGCCATCCAGGGCACTGCCGTGAATGAGCGCATCGTGTCCAACCTTTGGTGCGTGGCCTACAAGGTGTCCAAGCGGCTGGTGCTGGATGGGGGCATCGATGTGGGACTCACCCAGGGAGCGCCACGGTACACGCTATTCGCAGGGCTCACGGTGGGCCTCGGACGGTTCCACAAGCGATGACCGAAACCGCGCCCCTTTCCGTCAAGCGCCTGCTGGAGCAGATCAAGACGCGCCTGGAACCAGCCTTCGCCGCCGTGTGCGTGGTGGGCGAGGTCTCCAACTTCCGCGGGTCGGGCAAGCACTGGTACTTCACCCTGAAAGAAGAAGGCGCCGCCCTGTCCTGCGCGGTGTGGGCCAGCCAGCAGCGCTTCATCCAGCACCGGCCCGCCGATGGGCAGCGCGTGGTGCTGAAGGGCAGCCTGAACCTCTACGTGGCGGGCGGCACCCTCACCCTGGCCGTGACCCACTGCGAGCCCGCGGGCGTGGGCGATCTGCAGGCGCGCCTCCGTCAGTTGGAAGCGGAACTGCGGGCCCGCGGCCTCTTCGACCGTCCCAAGCGTCCCCTGCCCCGCTTCCCCAAGCGGCTCGGCATCGTGGCCGCCCTCGGCGGCGCCGCATTGAGGGATGTCCTGGAGGTGACCTCACACCGAGCCCCGGGCATCGATCTGCTCATCGCCCCCGCCGCCGCCCAGGGCGACCGCTGCGTACCCGAAACCCTGCTGGCCATTCAGGAAGTCCAGGACGCGCACTGGGGCTGCGAGGCCCTGCTGCTCGTGCGGGGCGGCGGCAGCCTGGAGGACTTGTGGGCCTTCAACGATCCCGAACTGGTGCGGGCCGTGGCGGAATGCCGGATCCCCGTCATCACTGGTGTGGGTCATGAGATCGACACCACCCTGGTGGACCTCGCCGCGGATCGCCGCGCCGCCACCCCCAGCCAGGCCGCGGAATTGGCGACGCCGGACCGCGCCGCCCTCACCTCAGAACTGCACCGCCGCGTGGAGGCGCTCACGGCCAAAACCCTCTGGCGCCTTCGGGGTCTGGAGACCCACCTGAACCTGCTCACCGACCGCGGCCTCCTGCGTGCCGAGCCTGTGGCGCCCCTCGCCGCTCGCTTCACTGCGCTGGCGCAACGGCTGGCCTTGGCTCACCCCAGCCGCGGGCTGGACGGCGCCGCAGGCCGCCTGGCCCTCCTGCGCCAGCGGCTCCGCCATGCCGGCCCCTTGGCCGCCGGTGAGCTGGATCTGCCAAGGGTTCGGGAAGCCCAGCGGAGGTTGACGCCCGCCCTGCAGCGCCTGCTGCAGCGGCGTGAGCAGCGGCTGGCCGTGCTGGCGGAACGCTTGCAGGGCCTGGATCCCACAGGCCCGCTGCAGCGGGGCTTCGTGCTGGCGCTCGGGCCTGAGGGCCGACCCGTCACGGAATCCGCCCAGCTCCCTGCGGGGGCCAGGCTGCGCCTCCGCTGGAAGGATGGCGAACGAAAGGCCACGCTGGACGACTGATTCACCCAGAGAGAAGAGAGAACCTGGCCTGCAGCGATGTGTTACGTTTAACGCGACCCCGGTGCGCCATGTCCAACGACCCACAGCCTGCGTCTGCCCTTCCATCCGAGAGGCGGCTCCTGGAGCCCGGCGACCAGGTGGGCCGGTTCCAGGTGGAATGGATGCTGGGCTCGGGTGGCATGGGCGAGGTGTATCGCGCCTGGGATCCCACCCTGGAACGCAGCGTGGCCCTGAAGGCCCTGCGCACCAGTGAAGAGCGCGAACACGGCGCCCCGGAACGCTTTCGCCGCGAGGCCCTGGCTTTGGCGCAGCTCAACCATCCCAATGTCTGCCAGGTACACGACTGGGTGAACGGCCCCGGTGGCACCTTCATCGCCATGGAGCTGCTGGAGGGGCAGACGCTGGACTTGGTCGCTCCCGAGCTCAAGCTCCAGGACAAGCTCCAGGTGATCCGCAGCGTGGCTCTGGCCCTGGAAGCCGCGCATGCCAAGGGGTTGGTCCACCGGGACCTGAAACCCAGCAACATCATGGTGGCCCTCGGCAAAGGGGAGCATCAGACGCCCCTGGTGAAGGTGCTGGATTTCGGCCTGGCTCGGCTCATGGATCCCCACGCTCCCGGTGAAACCCAGATCACGCCCAGCCCCGTGCCCAACCTCGCCCTGCTCCAAGCCCTGGAAGAGGCGGAGCGAAAGCAGGAAGCAGAGCAGGGAGAAGCCACGCTGCGCCGTGCAGAGGGAGACCGACGCACGCCGTCCGGGCCCCACAGTTGGGAACAGCTCACGCTGGCTGGCACCTTCATGGGCAGCCCCAGCTATGCCTCTCCGGAACAGATCCAGGGCCAGGCTGCGGGCCCTTCCAGCGATGTGTTCTCCCTGGGCATCGTGGCCTGGGAACTGC
This sequence is a window from Geothrix sp. PMB-07. Protein-coding genes within it:
- a CDS encoding glycerate kinase — translated: MRIIVAPDSFKGSVSALGVAEAMERGILAVFADAEVVKVPIADGGEGTVEALVAATGGRLMHTEVRGPLGEPVRAHWGISGDGTTAFIEMASASGLPLVPKESRDPRITSTYGTGQLMKAAMDAGLARLVVGIGGSATNDGGTGMARALGARFLDAEGRDLPEGGAALARLARIDVSGLDPRLQEASILVACDVDNPLCGPRGASAVYGPQKGATPEMVAELDAALAVFARVAAAATYREVALRPGAGAAGGLGAGLLFFTAAKLRPGVSIVLETTGFDALLQAADLVMTGEGRTDAQTAMGKAPVGVAEVAKHYGVPVICLSGGLGDGADEVLAQGIDALASVVPRPMALEACMAQGSALVEAAASRVCRLLKVGMFLQSFQ
- a CDS encoding methyl-accepting chemotaxis protein — translated: MSLMDIRNWSRGLSGRIVLHSLLPLGLFLVLLFAVFLPRLERSAMATKKAGLRNLVELAMGILENQEVEVRAGRRTRQYAETRAKELISNLHFDGKNYLWIQGEGPRIIQHPMATLVGKATDSLEPRQAKLFRDFDRLADAAEGGFLEYEWPRPGESGLVPKVSYVKRYKDWGWTLGTGVYTDDVRRDVTVTFFWMLGATLLLSGAVFILSLQFAKKITRPLGRLVDGLLNSDLSRELAIESEDEVGAAARAFNAYNAGLRTTVLEVKQLAERVASGSTELSASSEQMARSVEEIARVGETLQSSGDQVVQAMKGLSRNLAEVSTQTQQVGERSSLAVAETERGTLSGQAASEGMGNIQRVTGDIFQAVQVIQEIANQTNLLSLNAAIEAAKAGEQGKGFSVVAEEVRKLAERCAEAAKDIEQLIQQAQGTVSQGTDRVAETLRNLESIRSQIGAIAANIQEVDKLDHQEAQTGATVEALMDRTAGQLTQNAAATQQLAATVREVTRTSEELAHVAEGLMGVVRGFHL
- the xseA gene encoding exodeoxyribonuclease VII large subunit, with the protein product MTETAPLSVKRLLEQIKTRLEPAFAAVCVVGEVSNFRGSGKHWYFTLKEEGAALSCAVWASQQRFIQHRPADGQRVVLKGSLNLYVAGGTLTLAVTHCEPAGVGDLQARLRQLEAELRARGLFDRPKRPLPRFPKRLGIVAALGGAALRDVLEVTSHRAPGIDLLIAPAAAQGDRCVPETLLAIQEVQDAHWGCEALLLVRGGGSLEDLWAFNDPELVRAVAECRIPVITGVGHEIDTTLVDLAADRRAATPSQAAELATPDRAALTSELHRRVEALTAKTLWRLRGLETHLNLLTDRGLLRAEPVAPLAARFTALAQRLALAHPSRGLDGAAGRLALLRQRLRHAGPLAAGELDLPRVREAQRRLTPALQRLLQRREQRLAVLAERLQGLDPTGPLQRGFVLALGPEGRPVTESAQLPAGARLRLRWKDGERKATLDD